Part of the Natrinema sp. CBA1119 genome, GGTTACCGCCAGCGCGCATGTACGAGAGGCCAGCCTTCCCGATGTAGAAACCGGTTGCGGGGAGGCCGAGGCCTGCGACCGCGCCGAACACGAGGTCAATCCCTGTCGCGACGCCAGTGTCACAGTATACATCGCCGACCTGACTCTGTGCGGCGGCCGGGCCAACAGCGACGATGAGGAACGCGAGCCCCATCGAGAGGGAGACAAACCGCGGAGGCGCTCGAGCGAGGACTGCTTTGAGACGGTGGCTGATCGTCGACTCGGCGTTCTGGTCGTCAGTAGGGGATGTTTCAGTTGACAGTGCATCGCTCGCGGGGTCAGAGGGTGCTTGGCTCATAGACTGGGGGAGCTAGTCGGTGGAAGGGTTTGCTTCGAGCAGGGCGTTCATATCCTCGATGCTGGAGGTTTGTTCGAGGAGGCCGTCGAGATCTCGGTCGCTGTCAGTAAGCGCGTCGTCGACGAGGTTCGAGAGTTCGTCGCGGTCGATATCTCGATAGGCCGTCTGCTCGGCCAATGCCTCACGGAAGAGCCCGGATGCGTTGATTCCGGTCGCCCAGCTGAGGAATAACGCATCGGCGGGCATGATCGACACAGTGGTGTTGACGGTGTTCCGTGACATTCGTCAGTTGATTATGTGCGATTGAACGATAGCTGGCAATGTTGATTACATTCATATATAATTTTTGGAAATCACCGATAACGATGGATAACCGATATTGAAGATTATATAATTATGGTCTATCGTGTTATCACTCGAATAGTGGAATTGCAATACGGGAATATGAAGTACAGTGCACTGACTCTTGTAGCAGGGTTATTCTACACCGGAGGTTAAGACACTAGAGGAAACCCCGTCACCTGATGGAAAGATGCGACGATGTGGCGGTGGAATATTCGACGGCTATCGCTGCGATAATTGCGGAGACTACACCTGTGAGGGCTGTTTCGAATATCTTCCCTCGAAGGGTCTAGTCGTAACCAAACATAAATGCCCTCACTGTGACGAATGGGCTGTCCTCGATCGGTACGCCTGATGCTACTTCAAGCAACAAATAAAGTTAACACTAAGTTAGTGTCCAAAAATCCAGCTACAGAACTGGAGTTGCTCAAGTTCGTCGTCGACGGGCTAGGTACGGAGGGCGTGGATTACAGGCGGTTTGCTACCAATCGCTCCATCCCTATATTTCCAGTATTTCGATGGAATCAGTCAGGCAGAAGTGGCTCGCTGGGAAAGATTCACCAATATACCGGTACGGCGACAACCAAGAAACGAGGATGTCCGTGAGCGTTCACGGCGTCTCGGTTCCAGACGTCCGCTGTCTATACTCTTTCTTGTTGTACCGCTCTCACATAGATTTCCGTGGTGTCCACACATGATGCGACGGCGACCGGAGGACTCTCTCAGTAGCACGGAATCTTTCTCGGTCTCGGTGGAGTCGTTTTCCTTGGTGGCACCGTCCTTTTCAAGAGAACGAATCGCATCTAGCCCACAGTCGCGCTCTATGGCGTTTTCTTTGGGATGGTAGCAGCTGCGGCCGGAGCTATCTTCTTTGAAGGGCTGTCGCCGGACCCCGCCTATTCCGCGGCCTCCATGCTCTTCCCATGTTCGTGGTACTAACCATTGGCGTTGTCGGTTGGCCTTCTGTTCCCTATCTTGCTCAGTAAGCATCCTATAGTAACCGCAGAAGTAGGCCGAGATCGAGTTGAATAAAAACGGACTGTCATGCCCGTATAGAGTCCGCTTATTCTATCCCCGACGTTGTGATTTTGCCTCCCGAATAGTTGCACCATCTCGAAGTTTATCAGGGCATTGGGGGCAGACCCGTGGTTCATCAACGCCATCTGGAGTGAACACACGAGCATACCGTTCAGTGACATGAGTGCCACAATTTTGGCATTCAGGCATCTTCTTTCATGGCCCTATTTAGTAGTCTTTGGGATATATTGACCAGTTCCATTTTACAGCAGACCTAAGTCTTGAAGCTTTGAAGCAATATTTTGAATAACGTCTCTTGCTTCATCGATTTCCGTGCCTCCAGTGATTATGATTTTTCCGCTCCCAAAGAGGAGAGCTACCGCATCTAAATCCTCGCCGCGGTAAACCAATCCAGGGAATTGCTCTGGTTCATACTCAATGCGTTCTAACCCCAGCCCGATAGCAGCCCCGTTCAAGTTCAGTGTCTTCCCTAAATCACCGCTGGTCACAATATTCTGTATGATAATCTCTGGGTCATCTGGTATCTCGATCCCTAGCTCTTGAAGTTGATCGAAGGTTATGGAAATAGCGGAGTTCACATCATCGACTGAGGACGCTCCGGTGCAGACCATTTTCCCAGATCGGAAAATCAGGGTTGCGGCTTTCGGGTTATTTGTTCTGTAGACTAATCCTGGGAATTGTTCTGGATTATAGTCTACTCCGTTAAGATCGTTTGATAGTGCTTCTAAGTTGAGTTCTTGGTCGATACTGGTAGAGGCGACAACATTCTCTGTAGAGAGAGTATCTGTTAGATCTGTCATCGTTAGCTAGACTAGAGGTTGTAGATGGGTTATAAATTCCGGAGGCGGTTACGAAACTACCGTATAAATTATAGAAGCAGCTTGTAGGACGTATAGAGAGTGGTTTGTAGGATAGATGTGGCGAGTTGCGATTAGCTGCTTGATCGATGGGAGTTCGGTGAGATTGATAGCGTTTCGAGTACGAGGCATCTTGATAAGTTCGTCAAGAAGCGTTCGGTAGGTCATATCCTTCCGGACTTTGAGACACAGGAGAACGATGTGTTGATGGAGCGTATAGCGTTGTTTCGAGAACTTCGATGAGTATCGAACTCTTCGTCAACAGCAACGCCGAATTTTTCCTTTGCCATGTATGTGACTCGCTAAGAACGGCGTGAACCAAGTATACGGCGTTTTCAAGGTGTTAACGATAACTCATAGAACCATGTGAATCATTCTATGACACCCTCTAGCAACGAACAATACAGCGAATAGTCCAAACGGCCGGTTTCGAGCGAGGGAAAGCGAAACGTCCACGCTACATTAGGTAGAACAGCGGGAAGAGAATCACCCAGACGATGTCGACGAAGTGCCAGTAGAGCCCGAAGAACTCCACCGGACGGTTGTCCTCGAGGTAGGCATCGACGCTCACGATTCGGTAGATCATGAACGTCGCGATGAGCAGGCCGAAGATGACGTGCAGCGCGTGTAATCCGGTCGTCACGAAATACATCGAGTACTGGAGTTCGGTGAACCAGTAGATGCCGTGAGCGAACTCCTGGCTCCACTCATAGCCTTTGATGGCGAGGAACGTGAGTCCGAGCAGCAGCGTGACCCCCATCGACGCCAGCAGCCCGCGCTTGTTCCCGCGTTCGGCCATCACCAGCGCGAGAATGACCGTGAAACTCGAGGTGATCAGGACGTAGGTGTTGATCAGGCCGATCGTCGCCGACGGTGGCACAGTCTCGAAGTTACCCCAGCCGGCGTGGATCCGCATAAAGACGTACGCTCCGATGACGGCACCGAAGACGACGACGTCTGAGGCCAGGAAGAACCAGATACCGGTCTTCGTCGTGCCGACCCCCTCGAACGGCCAGCGCTCGGCGATGGCCATCTCGGGTGCGTTGAATTCCTCGCGCCCGTACTGGAACAGCGCGATTCCCAGGATGCCGACGCCGACGAGCGAGAGCGCGGGATAGAGTACGTTCTCCGATCCGGCGACCGTGCCAGGGAATTCAGCGCCGCGTGCGGTCGCGAAGTCGGCGACGTAGGGTGTCAGCCCCGACAGCCCGAGGAACATGACGAACATGCCGAGCCCGATTCCGAACGGCCAGATGCTCGCGTGATCCTCGTGGTCGGCCTCGAGCGACTCCACCTCCCCAGTGCGCTCGTGGGCGACCGCACCGCCGTCGGTCGCCGTCGCGTCGTCGACGAACTCGAGGCGACCGTTCGCGTAGCTGGGCCGGTTCGGCCAGTTCTCGAGCGGCGGCGGCGACGTGGTCGCCCACTCGGCAGTTCGCGAGTATGCCCACGGGTTATCGGGCGCGTCGGGTCCCGAAACGAAACTCTTCGCGAGTGTAACGAAAACGAGGAGAACCCCTGTACCGATGACGAATGCCCCGACGGTCGCAATCTGGTGGAGGAGTTCGGTCCCCTCAGGGTAGTGGAAGACGCGTCGCGGCGTCTCCCACGCGAGGAACATCGGGAAGTACAGCAGATTGAAACCGACAAAGTAAACGGCGAAGCTGAGTTTCCCGAGCCGTTCGTCGTACATCTTGCCGGAGATCTTCGGCCACCAGTAGTAGAGGCCGCCGATCAGCGCGGTGACGCCCGCCACCATCACGTAGTGGAAGTGCGCGACGACCCAATAGGTACCCCTGAACTCGTAGTCGAGGACGACTGCACCGAGGAAGACGCCCGTAATGCCACCGATGATAAACAGGACGAGCGCGCCGAGGGTGAACAGAAACGGTGTCGTGAATCGGACGCGACCCTTGACCATCGTGTAGATCAACGCGAAGACCATCAGATCGAAGGGAAGCGAAATCCCGATTGTCGTCGCCATGAACAGCGTCTTGATTGGGAGGTTGATCGTCGTCAGAAACATGTGGTGCATCCAGACCAGGAAGGACTGTACCGCGACGAGCACCATCGCGATGATGACCCACTTCCGGCCGACGATTCGTCGGCCAGTGAACGTCTGGAATGTTTCGAACATGATCCCCAGCGCAGGGAAAAAGACGATATACACCTCCGGATGGCCGAAGAACCAGAAGAGGTGAGCCCACAGCAGGCTCGAGCCCTGGGCGGTCGCGAAGTATTGCGTGAGCAGGAGGCGATCGGTCAACATGAGGATCAGTGCGGCCAGCAGCGCCGCGAACGCGAACAGCATCATCCAGACAGTCAGGAGGATCCCCCACGTGACCAGCGGCATGTTCCACAGGCCGAGGCCCTCGGCGCGACAGCGGTGGATCGTCGTCAGGAAATTCACCGTACTGAGGGTGGTCGACAGGACAAACAGGGTCACCGCGAGGATCGTCGCATTGCCGCCCATCGTCAGCGTGTAACCGGGATTGTAGATCGGCACGTTCAGCGGCGCGTACATGTACCAGCCGTTGGCCCACGTCGTCCCCTGGAAGAACGAGAAGAGGATGAGAAGGCCTGAGAACAGGTAGAACCAGTAACTCAGCGCATTCAGACGCGGAAATGCCATGTCCTTCGCCCCGATCTGGAGCGGAACGATATAGTTCCCAAAGCCAAACCCGAGCGGTGAAATAAACCAGAACACCATCAACAGCCCGTGAATCGAGACCGACTGATTATACTCGGTGTTCGTGAGGAGTCCGGTGCCGCCGAACTCCCAGAGGTGAGCGCGGAACAGCAATGCGAGGACGCCGCCGGCGATGAGGAAGAACAGCGCCGTCGCGATGTACAGAATTCCAACGTCCTTGTGGTTAGTCGTCACCAGCCACCGCTTGATGGTCGTCTGCGGTGGGAGTTCACTCATGGAGCTCCACCTCCTGTTGGTGTTCCGAGTCGAACACTATCTCGGACACGCTAGGACCGGTTTCACCTGTAAACCAATAGTCGAGACAGTTCCTCGATCGCAGAACAAGATGCATGGTTAGTATTTCCTTGCTACGATTGATCATATTATGGTGTCCGGCGCATTTGCAAGTGGTACTTCCGTGTTCTGATCCCGCCACGATCGGATTCACGGTTATGCCCACTAACAGACCTCAAATAGCACGATACTAGTCAACAATGGGCTATACAACACTCCCTAGCCCTCAACTTTAATCTCATTCAACCTCAGAAAAATAACATCTGATAGAGAATCCACGGATGCCAATCGACTCCACTGAGGTAGATGTGCTCAATCATCTTGAACAGTATGGCAATGGGACTGGAGATGACAGAGTGTTACTTGAGAGGATGCCGTTGTTAATCGCGTAGAAGGAGAGATTAAACAGGTCAATATATGAATACATATCGAGCAGTTGCTCTTGGGAATGTAACTCAACGACGTGATGACGAATTGTGGATTCCACCGCAACTCTGGCGAAGAACCCTCTCTTCGCTTTTCTCTTCTTCCCGGTCCAACAAATTAACGCAGCTGAGACGATGAGAATCAGGGATGTTATCTTCGATCTAAAGTCGTATCATTTTGGGTCGCTCGTGGCATCTCGACGGGTTACCATCGTCGGAACGATAGTGGACGATCCAATCGGGTACCAGTGATGTGGATACTCTCGTTCGGCGAGTCACCCATAGATACTCACGGATCACATTTGCCTTGCGGCGTCCGAGACGGATTACGGTGAGCGTCGTACTGATCGTAACGAGCCTGAATCGTTGATTCACTGATCCCAGTGAGCGATGCGAAATCGGCGACGGAGGTCTCGAGATCGTACTGTCGTGCCGTATACAACCACGCGCCGGCGACGAGTCCAAGGAACCGCTTGTTAGCGGCCCAGTTCGCGTCCCGAGCGTCCCGGAGCAGCGAATCGACGAGGGCGATCGCGTCACTGGACGCCTCGGGAAACCGACGTTCGAACAGCTGACCTCCCGTCGCCTCGAGCAGGTCGTCGCGTCGATCGCGAAGTGTCGCGGTCGACACGTCGAGGTGAGATGCAATTTCCGCCTGGGAGAGGTCGACGTCACTGGCTGTACAGACGATGTAGAGGACCGCCGCGGCAAAGGTGTACGGAGAGACACCGCTCGTGACGCCAGCGGAGTCGCCGAGTTCGGCGAGTCGTATCGCTCGGTTTTCAACGGATTCCGGAATGGCGAGTTCACCGCATGTCTCTTCGAGGATCGTCGTTGGATCCTCGAGCGGGATCGCGATCTCGAGTTCGTTCGAGAGGCGCTGCATTTCGTCGAGAATGTTCGCTTTCGTGACCGACGTTTGTTCGGCCAGCACGGTGACGCGAACCGGTATCTCCCGTAGACGACACGCCATGAGCAATGCCGCGGCGGCCGTCCGCGTCGGCGATCGAATCCAGATTTCTCGGGAGGGTATCTCCGCGACAATCGACATTGCGTACTCGCGGGTCGTTTCGTCGATGCCGAGATCCGTCTGTATCGCCGTTATTCGCTCGAGTAGTTCCGTCTGCGACTGCGAATTTGTGTCAGTACGCTCGGTCATCTGATGATTCACTGCGTTTTCGACGGCCTGTTCCGACACGAAGCCAAAGTGGACGACGAGGTGGACATCGATCTGATCGTTCCATCGCGAGGGGGACGATTCGGGAACCGAACCCGAATCCGCCGGATCACGCGATCGGTGTCGAACTCATGGTGTCGCCCTCCTCGTCGGACAGTATAAAGCCGCGGAGTACGGCGAGGAGACCGACGGGACGAGACCTCGCGAAACGATCGTCGCGAACGCTCCGCCCCAGCGAGGGAGTCGACCACCCCAGTCCGCTTTCCTCGAGCCGGCTATTTCGTTCATAGTTTTCGGGCGCGAAACGGGCGTTCTGTACTTACTAAGAATTGAACGATCTCTACTACCTCTCGCTCAAAAGAGATAATGTGGAAATGCCATTATCTCCTAATGATGAATTGCCTGATATCGAAATCAGTCATCGTCCATCATAGGTAGGTGTTCTTCCAAGGACCTGCCTTTGAAAGCAGGCCATAAGAATGCATACTATCCACAAGGATATTTATTGTCCTGTATAATGCAGGCAGGCAAAACGAAACCTCTGCGTCTTCAAACATTGGCCTTCGGATCGTTATCAAGATCATCTATACTTACTGCAGAGAGTGACAAATTTATCATATTTTAAGAGTTTCAACAGAGCCGTTTCAGTGGAGTTTTTGGACCATAAGTTTGCGGTACCGATCGTCATCGAAGATATGACTGGTGGCCATCCGAACACTACAGATATCAACCAATCTTTGGCTGCTGCTGCTGCCGGCAAAACTGGGATCGCTATGGGTGTTAGGAGTCAACGGGCAGGGCTAGAGACCGACGATAAAGATGTTTTAGCATGTTATACAGCTGTTCGCGAAGTTACGCCCGATGCATTCCTCTACGGAAACCTCGGGGCAGCACAACTTTGAGAATGCGATTTCGAAAAGATAGAACGAGCCGTTGAACTGATCGATGCTGATGCATTAGCAGTCCATCTGAACTTCCTCCAAGAAGCTATCCAACCGGAGGGTGATGTCAATTCGAAAATTGTTCAGCAATAATTGAACGAGTAATTGATGAACTCTCTGTACTGGTGATTGTAAAGGAGACTGGAAACGGGATCTCTGCAGAAACTGCTCGGAGACTTGCTACAATCGAAATCGAGGCGGTTGATGTCGCCGGCAAAGGTGGTACAACGTAATCAGGTATCGAAGCTTACCGCGCAGCGGCAGATAATGCACCGCGAAAAGAACGCGTCGGAACTCTGTTCCGGGATTGGGGAATTCCGATTGTCACTAGTACAATGAGTGTACTCATGAACACAGCTGTGTGATTGCAAGTGGCGGAGTTCGTACTGGCTTATCTAAAGCAATCGTACTGGGTGCACAAGCAGGAGGTCTCGCTAAGCCGTTCTTAGAGTCAGCAGTAGAAGAGATAGCGGCTGTTGTTAAGTTGATTGAAGATCTGACTGCTGAACTCCAGACAGCGATGTTCGTCACTGGCTCGAGGACTATCGATGAATTCCAGGAAACGGAGTATATCTTGCTCGGGGATACTCGTGAGTATATTCAGTAGCGCCAGAACCGCTGATAGAGAGTTAACCGAGAACTCAACCTGTCTGCCTTTAATTCGGAGGAGAACGGAAACTATACCGACCAAGAAGTAGATAAGAATTGTGATGGCGTGGTATATTCTGATAATTGCAGCATTGTTCGAGATTGGATGGGCAATCGGTCTCGAATACTCCGATGGGTTCTCAAACCCAATTCCCACGTTTGGAACTATTATCGCTCTTCTCATCAGTATGATCCTACTGGCACAAGCTGTCAAAGAACTCCCTATCGGGACTGCTTATGCTGTCTGGACTGGTATTGGGGCTGTAGGAACGGCCTCATTAGGGATGATCTTGTTTGACGAACCGGTTAGTATTCTTCGGATTTTATTCATTGGTGTGATTGTTATTGGCATCGTTGGTCTCAACATCACGTCGGCAGGTCATTAA contains:
- a CDS encoding pilin yields the protein MSQAPSDPASDALSTETSPTDDQNAESTISHRLKAVLARAPPRFVSLSMGLAFLIVAVGPAAAQSQVGDVYCDTGVATGIDLVFGAVAGLGLPATGFYIGKAGLSYMRAGGNPEKKNDAKEKLVMSGIGFGIVTLALVSPELIDKVGSQMGFGFSDCVKPF
- a CDS encoding TATA-box-binding protein encodes the protein MTDLTDTLSTENVVASTSIDQELNLEALSNDLNGVDYNPEQFPGLVYRTNNPKAATLIFRSGKMVCTGASSVDDVNSAISITFDQLQELGIEIPDDPEIIIQNIVTSGDLGKTLNLNGAAIGLGLERIEYEPEQFPGLVYRGEDLDAVALLFGSGKIIITGGTEIDEARDVIQNIASKLQDLGLL
- a CDS encoding cbb3-type cytochrome c oxidase subunit I, encoding MSELPPQTTIKRWLVTTNHKDVGILYIATALFFLIAGGVLALLFRAHLWEFGGTGLLTNTEYNQSVSIHGLLMVFWFISPLGFGFGNYIVPLQIGAKDMAFPRLNALSYWFYLFSGLLILFSFFQGTTWANGWYMYAPLNVPIYNPGYTLTMGGNATILAVTLFVLSTTLSTVNFLTTIHRCRAEGLGLWNMPLVTWGILLTVWMMLFAFAALLAALILMLTDRLLLTQYFATAQGSSLLWAHLFWFFGHPEVYIVFFPALGIMFETFQTFTGRRIVGRKWVIIAMVLVAVQSFLVWMHHMFLTTINLPIKTLFMATTIGISLPFDLMVFALIYTMVKGRVRFTTPFLFTLGALVLFIIGGITGVFLGAVVLDYEFRGTYWVVAHFHYVMVAGVTALIGGLYYWWPKISGKMYDERLGKLSFAVYFVGFNLLYFPMFLAWETPRRVFHYPEGTELLHQIATVGAFVIGTGVLLVFVTLAKSFVSGPDAPDNPWAYSRTAEWATTSPPPLENWPNRPSYANGRLEFVDDATATDGGAVAHERTGEVESLEADHEDHASIWPFGIGLGMFVMFLGLSGLTPYVADFATARGAEFPGTVAGSENVLYPALSLVGVGILGIALFQYGREEFNAPEMAIAERWPFEGVGTTKTGIWFFLASDVVVFGAVIGAYVFMRIHAGWGNFETVPPSATIGLINTYVLITSSFTVILALVMAERGNKRGLLASMGVTLLLGLTFLAIKGYEWSQEFAHGIYWFTELQYSMYFVTTGLHALHVIFGLLIATFMIYRIVSVDAYLEDNRPVEFFGLYWHFVDIVWVILFPLFYLM
- a CDS encoding transcription initiation factor IIB family protein, with protein sequence MTERTDTNSQSQTELLERITAIQTDLGIDETTREYAMSIVAEIPSREIWIRSPTRTAAAALLMACRLREIPVRVTVLAEQTSVTKANILDEMQRLSNELEIAIPLEDPTTILEETCGELAIPESVENRAIRLAELGDSAGVTSGVSPYTFAAAVLYIVCTASDVDLSQAEIASHLDVSTATLRDRRDDLLEATGGQLFERRFPEASSDAIALVDSLLRDARDANWAANKRFLGLVAGAWLYTARQYDLETSVADFASLTGISESTIQARYDQYDAHRNPSRTPQGKCDP
- a CDS encoding multidrug efflux SMR transporter, whose translation is MAWYILIIAALFEIGWAIGLEYSDGFSNPIPTFGTIIALLISMILLAQAVKELPIGTAYAVWTGIGAVGTASLGMILFDEPVSILRILFIGVIVIGIVGLNITSAGH